The following coding sequences lie in one Montipora foliosa isolate CH-2021 chromosome 11, ASM3666993v2, whole genome shotgun sequence genomic window:
- the LOC137975531 gene encoding uncharacterized protein — MSSDEQQPVQQTIVVNSSFIGRVEEFIPGSDWKHYVERVEMFFEVNSVAEDKKVPTILTLMGNKMYALLRNIVSPRRPRELSFVEIVDNLAKHLDPKPIVIAERFKFHKAEQQESESIRDFLARLKNLAETCEFGGYREEAIRDRFVCGLKERTIQRNLLAVADLTLQSAVEKACAAELTEKETIALHGRGAKPGKWEGHVEAKAEVREKEEETAKGLFRRR, encoded by the exons ATGTCTAGCGATGAGCAGCAACCGGTGCAGCAAACGATAGTAGTGAATTCTTCCTTTATCGGTCGAGTCGAAGAGTTTATACCGGGATCGGACTGGAAGCATTATGTCGAACGAGTAGAAATGTTCTTCGAAGTTAACAGTGTTGCTGAAGACAAAAAAGTACCGACGATACTTACCTTAATGGGTAATAAGATGTATGCCTTACTTAGAAATATTGTTTCTCCTAGAAGGCCGAGGGAGTTGTCGTTTGTGGAAATCGTGGATAATTTGGCCAAGCATCTGGATCCGAAGCCGATAGTCATAGCTGAGCGCTTCAAGTTCCATAAGGCAGAGCAGCAGGAGTCGGAATCGATACGGGATTTCCTTGCTAGATTGAAGAATTTGGCCGAGACTTGTGAGTTTGGCGGTTATCGTGAAGAGGCGATTCGGGATCGGTTCGTGTGTGGTTTAAAGGAGCGAACGATTCAACGCAACTTGCTCGCGGTAGCTGATTTAACCTTACAGTCGGCTGTCGAAAAGGCATGTGCTGCTGAATTGACCGAAAAAGAAACCATTGCATTGCATGGAAGAG GTGCAAAACCCGGAAAGTGGGAAGGCCACGTGGAAGCCAAAGCCGAGGTCagggaaaaagaagaagaaacagcAAAAGGTTTGTTTCGTCGAAGATGA